Genomic window (Abditibacteriaceae bacterium):
CATGGCGAAATGGGAGTTGCCCAATCATGGCGCAACCAGCATCAGGCGCTGCGTTTCGGTGAGTTTTGGCCGGTTCTCGATGAAGCGGTTTACCAGGTAATTAACGCAAAAATTCCTCTCGATGCGCCCCTTCCAAGCCCCGATTCCCGATTGATGCCATAATTGAGGCCAAGCCCAGCGTTGGTACCGCTGTTGATTTGGTAAAGATTGTGCCTAAGGTGTGCGCAGTACGGTCGAATTCGACCGTACTCTTTTTATGAAACGTTCCTATTTACCCTGGATTGCCGGTGCGGTTCTGCTCGTCCTGGCAGCATTAATTTGGAGAAGCCGCACCGCGCGACCTGGCGCGCCGCTCGCTTACGACTCCCTTGTCCTGCTGATTCCTGATGATGTGAAGGCAACTGACCCGCGTGTAACCGTGTGGCTCGATGCTGGTCGCGAAGAAGGGCTTCACCTGACGCCGCTATCCGCTTCTGACTTGTTTCGCCCGTCGATGGCGCGCCAAAAATTCGCGGGCATCATTCTCCCCGATAAAGTCCACGTCGCGATGAGCGACACCGTGGTAGAAAAGCTCCGGCAATATGTACAAGATGGCGGCAACTTGTTGCTGACCTTCGATGCGGGTACTTGGACCGAGGAAAATGCTTACGCAAAAGGAAAATCGCGCTTTAGCGATATGGTCGGCGTGGATTACGCGTATTACGAGCAGTTGCGAGAAAAGACGATCTCCATTGCACCGGTTTGGGCCAAGCCCGATGTTATTACCTCTCTTGAATTTCCTCCCGGTAAATGTTTGCCGATTTCGACGGACGTCCGGAAGCAGCGCTCCGCTGACGGCACTTTGCCGCCAGCGTCGGCGCTGACAATCGCCGGATACGACCGCGACCATCTCGATTACCCGGGCTTCCAGACACGCGGCAGTTATCGCGGAAAAACACTGTTAGGTTCGAGAAACGGTCTGGCTGCAGGGATTTCCTCGTTTGGTAAAGGGCAGGTCCTCTTTGTCAACCTGCCGCTCGGCTATCTCAAAGGACGCACCGACGGATTGCTGTTACATTCCTTTCTCCGTTACTTCGCCGAGAAAGTGGTGCTCCTGCCTCGCATCGGAAGCGTGCCCGATGGCGTCGGCGGCATGATTATGAACTGGCATGTCGATTCGAATGCCGATGTCAAATATGTGCTGACCGAAATGAACAGGCTGAACATTTACACGCAGAAGCCTTATTCGATTCACATCACCGCGGGGCCGGATGCACGTAAAATCGGCGATGGACTTGGGGTAAACGTGCGCGGCGACCAGCGTGTGCAGAAGTGGCTGCGCGAGACTGCCGCTATAGGCCATGGCGTCGGCAGTCACGGCGGTTGGATTCACGACTACTTTGGCACCAATCTGTCAGAAACCCGGACCGACCAGATGCAGGAATTTCTGGAGTTGAATAAGGCTGCGCTGGAAGAAGCGACGGGCAAGCCTGTGACGGAATATTCGGCGCCGCAGGGCAATCAGCCGCCCTGGGTAACGCAGTGGCTCGCCGAACAGAAGATCGTTGGTTACTACTTCACTGGTAACACCGGCATGGCTCCGACGAGAAATTACCGCGAGGGCAAGCTGGAAGTTCCAAAATATCCAATCTGGGCCTTTCCAGTGACGAACTTCGGCACAAGCGGCTCGTTCGAAGAAATGCGTGGAGATCGGGTTTCCGAGGCTCAAGTCGGGAGATGGCTTCAGGAATTGGTCGACTTTTGTGGAACGCATCGCACAAGCCGATTGGTGTATTTTCATCCCAACGGCACGCGCTATTATCCCAATGCCATGCGCGCATGGCTTGCGCACACGGCCAATCGACAAAAGCAAAATCGTTTCCGCTGGTATACGATGTCGAACCTTGCGCCCTTCCTCCAGCAGCGCGACGAAGTCCAGTGGAAAGTCGCTGTGGAAAATAATATCGCGGTTTTCGATGCAAGTCATGCGAAAAACCTCACGCATCAGAACTGGAGCCTACCTGCTGCACGATTCGGTGAACCCAAAGTTACACAAGGCAAAGCCACGGTTCGTCGCGATGGCCCCAACTGGCTCGTTGTTGCAGGAGAAGGCAGAAGCCTGCGCTTTCAAAGCACCACGCGCTAGCCGGAACAAAGACAAAAGTACGGTCGAATTCGACCGTACTTTTGTCTTTGTTCTGCACACGCGTCGCATCACGAGGCGCGATTCTAATGGAGTCCAGCGACGGCCTCGGCAAAGCCGACCGGTTCATCATCAAGCAACGGTTCCAGCAGCGCCAGAACGCTTTGTGCCGTTACATCGACCACATCGACCACTTCCGTTTCTGAATTCGCGGCGGCTTCGAGCGCTTCGAGGCTCGTCCTGACACGGGGAGCGTTATCTTGTTCGATGGCGGCGCGCGCGATGCCTGCATATGCGTAGGCTTTCCGGCGCGGTGTGACAATTTGTTTTGCCATTTCCAACGCAGAAGAAAAGTCACGGGCATACGCCAGCGCTTGAATGATCGAGGCGAGTGCCCACTCGCGATCAGTAGTTTCCAATGTGTTTGCTAATCCAATAGCTTCGTTAAGGCTTGCCGC
Coding sequences:
- a CDS encoding polysaccharide deacetylase family protein, which gives rise to MKRSYLPWIAGAVLLVLAALIWRSRTARPGAPLAYDSLVLLIPDDVKATDPRVTVWLDAGREEGLHLTPLSASDLFRPSMARQKFAGIILPDKVHVAMSDTVVEKLRQYVQDGGNLLLTFDAGTWTEENAYAKGKSRFSDMVGVDYAYYEQLREKTISIAPVWAKPDVITSLEFPPGKCLPISTDVRKQRSADGTLPPASALTIAGYDRDHLDYPGFQTRGSYRGKTLLGSRNGLAAGISSFGKGQVLFVNLPLGYLKGRTDGLLLHSFLRYFAEKVVLLPRIGSVPDGVGGMIMNWHVDSNADVKYVLTEMNRLNIYTQKPYSIHITAGPDARKIGDGLGVNVRGDQRVQKWLRETAAIGHGVGSHGGWIHDYFGTNLSETRTDQMQEFLELNKAALEEATGKPVTEYSAPQGNQPPWVTQWLAEQKIVGYYFTGNTGMAPTRNYREGKLEVPKYPIWAFPVTNFGTSGSFEEMRGDRVSEAQVGRWLQELVDFCGTHRTSRLVYFHPNGTRYYPNAMRAWLAHTANRQKQNRFRWYTMSNLAPFLQQRDEVQWKVAVENNIAVFDASHAKNLTHQNWSLPAARFGEPKVTQGKATVRRDGPNWLVVAGEGRSLRFQSTTR